The DNA sequence ATCGGAGTTGAAATCGAATTCCAAAAAATGAGACATTCTGACCAGACACAGATCGGAGGAGGAGGGTGGTGTGAGTGAGGCATCGATGATGTCTTTGGCTGCCACATCGGCATGCTGCAAACTCAATTCATTGATCTTGCTGCCGTAGACATGCATCTGAATGGGCAGACGACGCTGGACTTCCTTGAGGCGCACCTGCAGTCGCATCTTGAAAATAATGTCATGGAGTAACTTTTCAGTGAGACGTGGACACTCCTCCAGATGCAGCACATGCAACTTGGGGCAGTTGAGCAATAGGCGCAACACAGCTGCATTTGTTAGATGCGGCCAATACTTGAGACTAATCAGCTCTAAATGTTGCAACTTCAACACCTCCAGCTGTGGTTCCCCAATCATATTATTATGCGGCATCATGAGTGTGCGCAACGCACAAAGTCCATTGATATGGGGAAGCATCTCCGGATTGATCGAGTTCTGACCACGTGACTCGAaatgctgcaactgttgcgcCTTGTGCTCGACCAGCCAAGGTAGCAGTTGGATTCTCAAGGGAACACCCTGCTCAACACTATAAATGACGACTTTCTTGAGGCGAGGCAACTTGGCTATGTGCTCATATTCATTTGTTGGATTGCTGCTAATAGTCAACTCCTCGAGGGCCAATCCACATTTGCCGGTGATCACTTGCTGAAAGCCCGTGGTGATCGTATATACCGCCTTCATGTGCAACTCCCTCAACTTTTGCAGAGCTTTGCAGATCTTGGACAAATACTTGGACTGAAATCCATTGCAATTAGTCAGAGTCAAAGATTCAATCGATGCTGGCAGACAGTTCATATTTAGACCAGTCAACTGACGATTGTCGGACAAATCCAAACGCTTTAGTTTCTTGAGATGCTTCAGGCCCAGGAGACCAGTATTGCTAAGGGCACAGGCTCTCAATTGCAGATCCTGCAGTTGATACAACTTGGCGAACAGCTTGTGCATGTTGCGAACTGACAATTTACTGGCCGTAACTCGCATTGATCTCAAGTTGATGCAATGCACACCGAAATATTCGCACAGACGCTGACAACGAGCTGGCGGCACAATACCCTCGATTTGCTGCACATGTTGACCCGAAAGCTGGAAGAAATCTCGCATATCCCACAAGGTCATTCCATCGAAGACATCGAAGCTAATCGATCTGTGCAACGCCGCCGATGCCTGCAGATAAACGCTGCGAAAGCGAGTGCAAGTCCTGGCAAAGTGAATGCGATCGGGCAGTGAAAGGTGTCTCATTATATGCTCCAGACAATGATCATTCAGACTCATAATCACGGCCGGTATCTCCTCAGACTCGGATCGCTCCTCCAGTCCATAGGCATCTGGTTGATGCCAACTATCGTTCGCCTGCACCGACAGACGATGTCCATTGACAATGTGGCGAGTGTGGCGCAATGCTTTTGCCGCATCTCTCGGATTGCCAAAGAATACGTAACCAGTTCTCGACTTGCGGTTGCCTTCACGCGACAATTTCTTGTTGCCCTTAGCATGAACCTTGCTACCAAATAGTTGCAAATGCAACACACTTCCAAAGCTCTCAAAGTACGTCTGCAATTCGGCAGCCATCAGCTCAACTGCCACATTGTACAGGAAGAGCTTCTTTACCACAATGTGATCCTCAGTATAT is a window from the Drosophila innubila isolate TH190305 chromosome Y unlocalized genomic scaffold, UK_Dinn_1.0 337_Y_Y, whole genome shotgun sequence genome containing:
- the LOC117793173 gene encoding uncharacterized protein LOC117793173, with the protein product MAAELQTYFESFGSVLHLQLFGSKVHAKGNKKLSREGNRKSRTGYVFFGNPRDAAKALRHTRHIVNGHRLSVQANDSWHQPDAYGLEERSESEEIPAVIMSLNDHCLEHIMRHLSLPDRIHFARTCTRFRSVYLQASAALHRSISFDVFDGMTLWDMRDFFQLSGQHVQQIEGIVPPARCQRLCEYFGVHCINLRSMRVTASKLSVRNMHKLFAKLYQLQDLQLRACALSNTGLLGLKHLKKLKRLDLSDNRQLTGLNMNCLPASIESLTLTNCNGFQSKYLSKICKALQKLRELHMKAVYTITTGFQQVITGKCGLALEELTISSNPTNEYEHIAKLPRLKKVVIYSVEQGVPLRIQLLPWLVEHKAQQLQHFESRGQNSINPEMLPHINGLCALRTLMMPHNNMIGEPQLEVLKLQHLELISLKYWPHLTNAAVLRLLLNCPKLHVLHLEECPRLTEKLLHDIIFKMRLQVRLKEVQRRLPIQMHVYGSKINELSLQHADVAAKDIIDASLTPPSSSDLCL